A genomic region of Ursus arctos isolate Adak ecotype North America unplaced genomic scaffold, UrsArc2.0 scaffold_8, whole genome shotgun sequence contains the following coding sequences:
- the CAD gene encoding CAD protein isoform X4, which translates to MAALMLEDGSVLRGQPFGATVSTAGEVVFQTGMVGYPEALTDPSYKAQILVLTYPLIGNYGIPTDEVDEFGLSKWFESSGIHVAGLVVGECCPTPSHWSATHTLHQWLQQHGIPGLQGVDTRELTKKLREQGSLLGKLVQDGTEPSALPFLDPNARPLVPEVSIKAPRVFNAGGTPRILALDCGLKYNQIRCLCQRGAEVTVVPWDHALDSREYEGVFLSNGPGDPASYPSVVSTLSRVLSEPNPRPVFGICLGHQLLALAIGAKTYKMRYGNRGHNQPCLLVGSGRCFLTSQNHGFAVETDSLPAGWLPLFTNANDRSNEGIVHDSLPFFSVQFHPEHQAGPSDMELLFDIFLETVKEATAGNPGGQTVRERLVERLCPPGIPTPGSGLPPPRKVLILGSGGLSIGQAGEFDYSGSQAIKALKEENIQTLLINPNIATVQTSQGLADKVYFLPITPHYVTQVIRNERPDGILLTFGGQTALNCGVELTKAGVLARYGVRVLGTPVETIELTEDRRAFASRMAEIGEHVAPSEAANSLEQAQAAAERLGYPVLVRAAFALGGLGSGFASNREELFALVAPAFAHTSQVLVDKSLKGWKEIEYEVVRDAYGNCVTVCNMENLDPLGIHTGESIVVAPSQTLNDREYQLLRQTAIKVTQHLGIVGECNVQYALNPESEQYYIIEVNARLSRSSALASKATGYPLAYVAAKLALGIPLPELRNSVTGGTAAFEPSLDYCVVKIPRWDLSKFLRVSTKIGSCMKSVGEVMGIGRSFEEAFQKALRMVDENCVGFDHTVKPVSDMELETPTDKRIFVVAAALWAGYSVERLYELTRIDRWFLHRMKRIIAHAQLLEQHRGQPLPPDLLQQAKRLGFSDKQIALAVLSTELAVRKLRQERGICPAVKQIDTVAAEWPAQTNYLYLTYWGTTHDLTFRTPHVLVLGSGVYRIGSSVEFDWCAVGCIRQLRKMGYKTIMVNYNPETVSTDYDMCDRLYFDEISFEVVMDIYELESPEGVILSMGGQLPNNMAMALHRQQCRVLGTSPEAIDSAENRFKFSRLLDTIGISQPQWRELSDLESARQFCQTVGYPCVVRPSYVLSGAAMNVAYTDGDLERFLSSAAAVSKEHPVVISKFIQEAKEIDVDAVARDGVVAAIAISEHVENAGVHSGDATLVTPPQDITAKTLERIKAIVHAVGQELQVTGPFNLQLIAKDDQLKVIECNVRVSRSFPFVSKTLGVDLVALATRVIMGEEVEPVGLMTGSGVVGVKVPQFSFSRLAGADVVLGVEMTSTGEVAGFGESRCEAYLKAMLSTGFKIPKKNILLTIGSYKNKSELLPTVRLLESLGYSLYASLGTADFYTEHGVKVTAVDWHFEEAVDGECPPQRSILEQLAENHFELVINLSMRGAGGRRLSSFVTKGYRTRRLAADFSVPLIIDIKCTKLFVEALGQIGPAPPLKVHVDCMTSQKLVRLPGLIDIHVHLREPGGTHKEDFASGTAAALAGGVTMVCAMPNTRPPIIDAPALALAQKLAEAGARCDFALFLGASSENAGTLGAVAGSAAGLKLYLNETFSELRLDNVAQWMEHFETWPSHLPIVAHAERQSVAAVLMVAQLTQRSVHICHVARKEEILLIKAAKARGLPVTCEVAPHHLFLSRDDLERLGPGKGEVRPELGSRQDMEALWENMAVIDCFASDHAPHTLEEKSGPRPPPGFPGLETMLPLLLTAVSEGRLSLDDLLQRLHHNPRRIFHLPPQEDTYVEVDLEHEWTIPSHMPFSKAHWTPFEGQKVKGTIRRVVLRGEVAYIDGQVLVPPGYGQDVRKWPQGAVPQLAPPAPATSEITTTPERPRRVVPGLPDGRFHLPPRIHRASDPGLPAMFLRPGAGIPRGSRTWAEEPKEKSSRKAAEPELMGTLDGTCYPPLPVPRQASPQNLGTPGLLHPQTSPLLHSLVGQHILSVQQFTKDQMSHLFNVAHTLRMMVQKERSLDILKGKVMASMFYEVSTRTSSSFAAAMARLGGAVLSFSEATSSVQKGESLADSVQTMSCYADVVVLRHPQPGAVELAAKHCRRPVINAGDGVGEHPTQALLDIFTIREELGTVNGMTITMVGDLKHGRTVHSLACLLTQYRVSLRYVAPPSLRMPPNVRAFVAARGTKQEEFESIEEALPDTDVLYMTRIQKERFDSTQEYEACFGQFILTPHIMTRAKKKMVVMHPMPRVNEISVEVDSDPRAAYFRQAENVLSFSG; encoded by the exons ATGGCGGCCCTGATGTTGGAGGATGGGTCGGTCCTGAGGGGCCAGCCCTTTGGGGCCACTGTGTCGACTGCCGGGGAAGTGG TGTTTCAAACCGGCATGGTTGGCTACCCCGAGGCCCTCACTGACCCTTCCTACAAAGCACAAATCTTAGTGCTGACATATCCTCTGATCGGCAACTACGGCATCCCCACAGACGAAGTGGATGAGTTCGGTCTCAGTAAG TGGTTTGAATCCTCCGGGATCCACGTGGCAGGACTGGTGGTGGGAGAGTGCTGCCCCACGCCCAGCCACTGGAGTGCCACCCACACCCTGCACCAGTGGCTGCAACAGCATGGCATACCTGGCCTGCAAG GAGTGGATACTCGGGAGCTGACTAAGAAGTTGCGAGAACAAGGGTCTCTGCTGGGAAAGCTGGTCCAGGATGGGACAGAGCCTTCAGCCCTGCCATTCTTGGACCCTAATGCCCGCCCCCTGGTGCCAGAGGTCTCAATTAAG GCTCCACGGGTGTTCAATGCAGGGGGCACCCCTCGGATCCTTGCTTTGGATTGTGGCCTCAAGTATAATCAGATCCGATGCCTGTGTCAGCGTGGTGCTGAGGTCACTGTGGTACCATGGGACCACGCCTTAGACAGCCGGG AGTATGAGGGTGTCTTCCTGAGTAATGGCCCTGGTGACCCCGCCTCCTATCCCAGTGTGGTATCCACACTGAGCCGTGTCTTATCTGAGCCTAATCCCCGACCTGTCTTCGGGATCTGTCTGGGACACCAGCTGTTGGCCTTAGCCATTGGGGCCAAGACATACAAGATGAG ATACGGGAACCGAGGCCACAATCAGCCATGCTTGCTGGTGGGCTCTGGGCGCTGCTTTCTGACATCCCAGAACCATGGGTTTGCTGTGGAAACAGACTCGCTGCCAGCAGGCTGGCTTCCTCTCTTTACCAACGCCAATGATCGTTCCAATGAAGGCATCGTACACGACAGCCTGCCGTTCTTCAG TGTCCAGTTTCACCCAGAGCACCAAGCTGGTCCTTCAGATATGGAGCTTCTTTTTGATATCTTTCTGGAAACTGTGAAAGAAGCCACAGCTGGGAACCCTGGGGGCCAGACAG TTCGAGAGCGGCTGGTTGAGCGCCTCTGTCCGCCTGGAATTCCCACCCCAGGCTCTGGGCTTCCACCACCACGAAAGGTTCTGATCCTGGGCTCTGGGGGCCTCTCCATTGGCCAAGCTGGAGAGTTTGACTACTCTGGCTCTCAG GCGATTAAGGCCCTGAAGGAGGAAAACATCCAGACGTTGCTGATCAACCCCAACATTGCCACAGTGCAGACTTCCCAGGGGCTGGCTGACAAGGTCTATTTCCTTCCCATAACACCTCACTACGTAACCCAG GTGATCCGTAATGAGCGGCCAGATGGCATCTTACTGACTTTTGGGGGCCAGACAGCTCTGAACTGTGGTGTGGAGCTGACAAAGGCCGGAGTGTTGGCTCGGTATGGGGTCCGGGTCCTGGGCACACCCGTGGAGACCATTGAACTGACGGAAGACCGGCGTGCCTTTGCCTCCCGGATGGCGGAGATTGGAGAGCATGTGGCCCCCAGTGAGGCGGCAAATTCTCTTGAACAG GCCCAAGCAGCTGCCGAGCGGCTGGGGTACCCAGTGCTGGTGCGTGCAGCCTTTGCCCTCGGTGGCTTGGGCTCTGGCTTTGCCTCTAACAGGGAGGAGCTCTTTGCTCTTGTGGCCCCAGCTTTTGCCCACACCAGCCAAGTGCTGGTCGATAAGTCCCTGAAGGGATGGAAGGAGATTGAGTACGAGGTGGTGAGAGATGCCTATGGCAACTGCGTCACG GTGTGTAACATGGAGAATTTGGACCCACTGGGCATCCATACTGGTGAGTCCATAGTGGTGGCTCCAAGCCAGACGCTGAATGACCGGGAATACCAGCTACTGCGGCAGACCGCCATCAAGGTGACCCAGCACCTTGGAATCGTTGGGGAGTGCAATGTGCAGTACGCCTTGAACCCCGAGTCTGAGCAG taTTACATCATTGAAGTGAATGCCAGGCTCTCTCGAAGCTCCGCCCTGGCCAGTAAGGCCACAGGCTATCCGCTGGCCTACGTGGCAGCCAAACTAGCTTTGGGTATCCCTCTGCCAGAGCTCAG GAACTCCGTGACAGGGGGAACAGCAGCCTTTGAACCCAGCCTGGATTACTGTGTGGTGAAGATCCCTCGCTGGGACCTCAGCAAGTTCCTCCGTGTCAGCACAAAGATTGGGAGCTGCATGAAGAGCGTTG GTGAAGTCATGGGCATTGGGCGTTCTTTTGAGGAGGCCTTCCAGAAGGCTCTTCGCATGGTGGATGAGAACTGTGTGGGCTTTGATCACACGGTAAAGCCAGTCAGTGATATG GAGCTGGAGACGCCAACCGACAAGCGGATCTTCGTGGTGGCAGCTGCTCTGTGGGCTGGCTACTCGGTGGAGCGGCTGTATGAACTCACACGCATCGACCGCTGGTTCCTGCACCGCATGAAGCGGATTATAGCACACGCCCAGCTGCTGGAACAGCATCGTGGCCAGCCTTTGCCCCCAGACCTGCTGCAACAGGCCAAGCGCCTTGGCTTCTCAGACAAGCAGATTGCCCTTGCGGTTCTGAG CACAGAGCTGGCTGTTCGCAAGCTGCGTCAGGAACGGGGGATCTGCCCAGCAGTGAAACAGATCGACACAGTTGCAGCCGAGTGGCCAGCCCAGACAAACTATTTGTACCTGACATACTGGGGCACCACCCATGACCTCACCTTTCGAACGCCTCACGTCCTGGTCCTTGGCTCTGGCGTCTACCGGATAGGCTCCAGCGTTGAGTTTGACTGGTGTGCCGTGGGCTGCATCCGGCAGCTCCGAAAG ATGGGATATAAGACCATTATGGTGAACTACAACCCAGAGACAGTCAGCACTGACTATGACATGTGTGACCGACTCTACTTTGATGAGATCTCTTTTGAG GTGGTGATGGACATCTATGAGCTCGAGAGCCCTGAAGGCGTGATCCTGTCCATGGGCGGGCAGCTGCCCAACAACATGGCCATGGCTTTGCATCGGCAGCAGTGCCGGGTGCTGGGCACTTCCCCTGAAGCCATCGACTCAGCTGAGAACCGTTTCAAGTTCTCCCGGCTCCTCGACACCATCGGTATCAGCCAGCCTCAGTGGAGGGAGCTCAGTGACCTAGAG TCTGCTCGCCAGTTCTGCCAGACGGTGGGGTATCCCTGTGTGGTGCGCCCCTCCTACGTGCTGAGCGGCGCTGCTATGAATGTGGCTTACACTGACGGGGACCTGGAACGCTTCCTGAGCAGTGCGGCAGCCGTCTCCAAGGAGCACCCCGTGGTCATCTCCAAGTTCATCCAGGAGGCCAAG GAGATTGACGTGGATGCTGTGGCCCGTGATGGTGTGGTGGCAGCCATTGCCATCTCTGAGCACGTGGAGAATGCAGGTGTGCATTCAGGTGATGCCACGCTGGTGACCCCACCACAAGACATCACTGCCAAAACCCTAGAGCGGATTAAAGCCATTGTGCATGCTGTGGGCCAGGAGCTGCAAGTCACGGGACCCTTCAATCTGCAGCTCATTGCCAAG gaCGACCAGCTGAAAGTCATCGAATGCAACGTGCGTGTCTCTCGCTCCTTCCCTTTCGTCTCCAAGACACTAGGTGTGGACCTAGTAGCATTGGCCACACGCGTCATCATGGGGGAAGAAGTGGAACCTGTGGGGCTCATGACTGGCTCTGGAGTCGTGGGGGTAAAG GTCCCTCAGTTCTCGTTCTCACGCCTGGCGGGGGCCGACGTCGTGCTGGGCGTGGAGATGACCAGCACTGGGGAAGTGGCTGGCTTTGGGGAGAGCCGCTGCGAGGCCTACCTCAAGGCCATGCTAAGCACTGGCTTTAAGATCCCCAAGAAGAACATCTTGCTGACCATTGGCAGCTATAAG AACAAAAGTGAGCTGCTCCCAACTGTGCGGCTGTTGGAGAGCCTGGGCTACAGTCTCTACGCCAGTCTGGGCACCGCCGACTTCTACACTGAGCACGGCGTCAAG GTAACGGCTGTGGACTGGCACTTTGAGGAGGCAGTGGATGGTGAGTGCCCGCCGCAGCGAAGCATCTTGGAGCAGCTGGCCGAGAATCACTTTGAGCTAGTGATTAACCTGTCAATGCGCGGGGCTGGGGGCCGGCGTCTCTCTTCCTTTGTCACCAAGGGCTACCGTACCCGGCGCCTGGCCGCTGACTTCTCCGTGCCCCTCATCATTGATATCAAGTGCACCAAACTGTTTGTGGAG GCCCTGGGCCAGATTGGGCCAGCCCCCCCTTTGAAGGTACACGTTGACTGTATGACTTCCCAGAAGCTTGTGCGGCTCCCTG GATTGATTGACATCCATGTGCACCTGCGGGAACCCGGGGGGACACACAAGGAGGACTTTGCCTCGGGCACCGCCGCTGCCCTGGCTGGGGGTGTCACCATGGTGTGCGCCATGCCTAATACCCGGCCCCCCATCATTGATGCAccggccctggccctggcccagaAG CTGGCAGAGGCGGGTGCCCGCTGTGACTTTGCCTTATTTCTCGGAGCCTCGTCGGAAAATGCAGGGACCCTGGGTGCTGTCGCTGGGTCTGCAGCTGGGCTAAAGCTCTACCTCAATGAGACCTTCTCTGAGCTTCGGCTGGACAATGTGGCCCAGTGGATGGAG CACTTTGAGACAtggccctcccacctccccatcGTGGCCCACGCAGAGCGGCAGAGCGTGGCCGCTGTCCTCATGGTGGCCCAGCTGACCCAGCGCTCGGTGCACATATGTCACGTGGCCCGGAAGGAGGAG ATCCTGCTGATTAAAGCCGCCAAGGCACGGGGGCTGCCCGTAACCTGTGAAGTGGCACCCCACCATCTGTTTCTGAGCCGCGATGACCTGGAGCGCCTGGGGCCGGGGAAGGGGGAGGTCCGGCCTGAGCTTGGCTCCCGCCAGGACATGGAGGCCCTGTGGGAGAACATGGCTGTCATCGACTGCTTCGCCTCAGACCACG ccccccacacctTAGAGGAGAAGAGTGGGCCCAGGCCTCCCCCCGGCTTCCCGGGGCTGGAGACcatgctgccgctgctgctgacAGCAGTCAGTGAGGGCCGGCTCAGTCTGGATGACCTGCTGCAGCGGCTGCACCACAACCCGCGCCGGATCTTCCACCTGCCCCCCCAGGAGGACACCTACGTGGAG GTGGATCTGGAGCACGAGTGGACCATCCCCAGCCATATGCCCTTCTCCAAGGCCCACTGGACGCCCTTTGAAGGGCAGAAGGTGAAGGGCACCATCCGCCGTGTGGTCCTACGAGGGGAGGTGGCCTATATCGACGGGCAG GTCCTGGTGCCCCCGGGCTACGGACAGGACGTACGCAAGTGGCCTCAGGGGGCTGTTCCCCAGCTcgcgcccccagcccctgccaccagTGAGATAACCACG ACGCCGGAAAGGCCCCGCCGGGTCGTCCCAGGGCTTCCCGATGGCCGCTTCCACCTGCCACCCCGAATCCACCGAGCTTCCGATCCAGGTCTGCCAG CTATGTTCCTCCGCCCGGGAGCTGGGATCCCGCGGGGCAGCAGAACGTGGG CTGAGGAGCCAAAGGAAAAGTCCTCTCGGAAGGCAGCGGAGCCAG AGCTGATGGGAACTCTCGATGGCACCTGCTACCCTCCACTACCAGTACCTAGACAGGCGTCACCCCAGAACCTGGGGACCCCTGGCCTGCTGCACCCCCAGACCTCACCCCTGCTGCACTCATTAGTGGGTCAACATATCCTGTCTGTCCAGCAGTTCACCAAGGATCAg ATGTCTCACCTGTTCAATGTGGCACACACGCTGCGTATGATGGTACAGAAGGAGCGGAGCCTCGACATACTCAAG GGGAAGGTGATGGCCTCCATGTTCTACGAGGTGAGCACGCGGACCAGCAGCTCCTTTGCCGCAGCCATGGCCCGGCTCGGGGGTGCTGTGCTCAGCTTCTCGGAAGCCACGTCTTCGGTCCAGAAGGGCGAATCCCTGGCTGACTCCGTGCAGACCATGAGCTGTTACGCCGACGTCGTCGTGCTCCGGCACCCGCAGCCTGGAGCGGTGGAG CTGGCAGCCAAGCACTGCCGAAGGCCAGTGATTAACGCTGGGGATGGGGTCGGAGAGCATCCCACCCAGGCCCTGCTGGACATCTTCACCATCCGGGAGGAGCTTGGGACTGTCAATGGCATGACG ATCACCATGGTGGGGGATCTGAAGCATGGGCGCACCGTGCATTCTCTGGCCTGCCTGCTCACCCAGTACCGTGTCAGCCTGCGCTATGTGGCCCCTCCCAGCCTGCGCATGCCACCCAACGTGCGGGCCTTTGTGGCGGCCCGTGGCACCAAGCAG GAGGAATTTGAGAGCATTGAGGAAGCACTGCCCGACACTGACGTGCTCTACATGACCCGAATCCAGAAAGAGCGCTTCGACTCTACCCAGGAGTATGAAGCT TGCTTTGGCCAGTTCATCCTCACTCCCCACATCATGACGCGGGCCAAGAAGAAGATGGTGGTGATGCACCCAATGCCTCGAGTCAATGAGATAAG CGTGGAGGTGGACTCGGACCCCCGAGCGGCCTACTTCCGCCAGGCTGAGAACG TCCTCTCCTTCAGTGGCTGA